The nucleotide window CTCAACGGTGAACAGGCGCTCGCGTACGTGCGTGAGCGCAAGTCGCTGGCCGGCGGTGACTTTGACCGCGTGCGCCGTCAGCAGGCTTGGATGCGCGCGATTGTCCGTCAGATCGTCCAGAACGGCACCCTGTCTGACCCGCCCTCGCTTTACTCATTCCTTAAGGTCGCATCGGCTTCTGTGGCGGTGGATGAGGGTTTCAGTTTGGATAGTATGCAGGTGCTGGCGGAGTCACTGAAAAACGTCGGCTCCGGCATCACCTTCTTCACGGTGCCCACATCTGGAACTGGGATGAGTGCTGATGGGCAGTCGATCGTGCTGCTTGATAAGGCTACTGATGAACCGATCTTCAAAGCGTTCTCTGAGGGCAAGATCCACGAGTACCTGGAGCAGCATCCCGACGCCGTAGAGTTGCTACCGGCTACTGTGAACTGAGGGCTAAGGGTTCGAATGTGCGGCTCTTCCCCGGCGCATCCCTAGTTCCCCAAGGAAGGCGATGAGTGCTTCATGAAGATTGCAGTCATTGGACTGGGCTATATTGGACTGCCCACGGCCGCAGTGCTCGCCCGCGAGGTCAACGACTCCAAGCAGGTTCGCGAGTGGATTATCGAGGCGCTGGGGCTTGAGTGACCGGTGATTGACCAGTGGCGGATGCCGGGCCAGTCGCTATGATCATTTAGGTTCCCCTTACCCATTTCCCAGCCGACGTCCCGGTGGAAAGGCGGCATTGTGGCCGACTCACTCTCCGAAACTGCAGTGACGGTGCGTAAGGCACTGTGGCATATGCGCCATGGTGGTCTAGACGGGCTCCGTGAGTTCCAGCGCAGGCGTCGTGCTACGGCGTGGGCACGTGCCGGGCACAGGCCCAGGTACAGCAAGGGCGACACCACATTCGCTGAGTGGCCGTTGCCGGACCCGAATGCAACTAGGCCCCACCATGACCTCACCGTCGGAGTCATTGCGGATGAGTTCACGACCTTGGCTCTGCAATACGAGTGGCGGGCAGTGCCGTTGCGCCCCAAAGGATGGCGGGAACAGATTGATGCCAGCCCCATTGATCTACTTTTTGTAGAGGCAGCATGGCATGGTAACAAAGACTCCTGGCGCTACATGTTGTTTGGGGAACATGGTCCATCGGCTCGCTTGCGTGCCCTGGTGACTGCGCTGCAAGATGAGGGCATTCCCACTGTCTTCTGGAACAAGGAAGACCCGGCGCATTACGACGAGACCATCGCCACCTCTCTACTCTTCGACTGGGTTTTCACGACTGATGAAGCTCTGCTTCCACGCTACCGTCAGGACCTGGGCCATGACCGCGTGGCCTGCCTGCCTTTCGCGGCCCAGCCAGCGGTGCATAACCCAATCCGGCTGCTGGGCGAGGACGGCCAGCCAGAGGAGCTGCGGGATGTGGCGTTTGCGGGCATGTACTTCGCCCACAAGTACCCGCAGCGCCGGAAACAGATGGAAACACTGTTGGGAGCAGCCATTGATGTTGAGCCCAAGCTGGACACGGGCCTGGACATCTTCTCCCGGTACCTCGGGGCGGATCCGAACTACCAGTTCCCAGAACCCTTTGCTGGCCACGTGCGCGGCTCACTCAGCTACCCGCAGATGCTGGCTGCTTACCGCGGCTACCGGGTGTTCTTGAACGTGAACTCGGTGGTGAACAGCCCTTCCATGTTCGCCCGCAGGATCTTTGAGATCACTGCCTGCGGCACTCCGGTGGTCACCATGCCTTCGCCCGCGACCAGCCGTTTCTTGCCCGTTGGGACGCTAGCAGTGGTCGACGATCGCGAGGAGGCCGGGCACGCCCTGCGGGCCTTGGTGGGGAACCCGGACTTGCGAGACCGCATGGTTTTCCTGGCACAACGGGAGATCTGGCGCCATCACACCTACACCGAGCGGGTGGACCAGGTGCTGCACGCTGTCGGTTTGGGGGAGAAGGCGGCTAAGCGGCCCACCGTGGCGCCACTGGTGTCTACTATCCGACCGGAGCGGCTGCTGGGGGTGCTGGAGACTTTGGCCATGCAGCAGGAGGTGGAGCAGCGTCCGGTGATCCTCACACATGGCTTTGAGGCGGATGACGTGGCGCGTGCCCGGGCCCGTGACCTGGGCCTGGATGTGGAATGGATGTGCGCTAATTTGGGAGACCGGCTGGGGCGTAACTACAACCGCATGCTGGAGCGGGCGGAGGCGGAGTACATCGCCAAGATGGATGACGATGACCTCTACTCTCGCTGGTACCTGTTTGATTCCCTGGCTGCTGCACAGTATTCGCGGGCAGAGGTGGTGGGCAAGCACGCTTGTTTCATGCATTTGGAGGCGGGGGATCTGATGGTGCTGCGCTTTCCCGAGTGGGAGCACCGCTACACGGCTTTCGTGGCTGGCCCCACGATGGTGGCGCGCACTGACCTGGCCCGGCAGGTGGGTTTCCCGGAGACCACCACCGGTGAGGACACTGGCTTCCTGCGTTCGGTGGCTGATGCTGGTGGGCGCATTTACTCGGCTTCACGCTTTGGTTTTGTGCAACGCCGTGAGGCCCGTGGTGGGCACACCTGGGGTATCTCTTCCGCAGAGGTGCTGGCCACTGGTCGCATTGCGCACTGGGGTGGGCCTGGTGAGGGTGAGCTGCCTGGGGAGGCGCTGTGAGCGCTGCCTGCAGTGATCTTGGGGGGATGGAGGGTTGTGAGGATCCTGGTTGCCGCGTGGCAGCCGTTCGCACCGCATCAGCGGGAATCCCCGAGTCGTTTGAC belongs to Actinomyces trachealis and includes:
- a CDS encoding glycosyltransferase family protein is translated as MTALQDEGIPTVFWNKEDPAHYDETIATSLLFDWVFTTDEALLPRYRQDLGHDRVACLPFAAQPAVHNPIRLLGEDGQPEELRDVAFAGMYFAHKYPQRRKQMETLLGAAIDVEPKLDTGLDIFSRYLGADPNYQFPEPFAGHVRGSLSYPQMLAAYRGYRVFLNVNSVVNSPSMFARRIFEITACGTPVVTMPSPATSRFLPVGTLAVVDDREEAGHALRALVGNPDLRDRMVFLAQREIWRHHTYTERVDQVLHAVGLGEKAAKRPTVAPLVSTIRPERLLGVLETLAMQQEVEQRPVILTHGFEADDVARARARDLGLDVEWMCANLGDRLGRNYNRMLERAEAEYIAKMDDDDLYSRWYLFDSLAAAQYSRAEVVGKHACFMHLEAGDLMVLRFPEWEHRYTAFVAGPTMVARTDLARQVGFPETTTGEDTGFLRSVADAGGRIYSASRFGFVQRREARGGHTWGISSAEVLATGRIAHWGGPGEGELPGEAL